The Streptomyces sp. NBC_01197 genome window below encodes:
- a CDS encoding glycoside hydrolase family 13 protein — MTQQTQQTQQLTGAATASGARTRWWRDAVIYQVYVRSFADSDGDGIGDLRGIEERLPYLVELGADAVWLTPFYASPQADGGYDVADYRVVDPLFGTLADAESLLRAAHRLGLRVIVDVVPNHTSDRHVWFREALAAGGPARARYHFRTGRGADGELPPNDWQSVFGGPAWTRVSDGAWYLHLFAPEQPDLNWENPEVRAEFDSVLRFWLELGGRGVDGFRVDVAHGMVKAAGLPDIGTAEQVRMIGSQTLPFFDQDGVHEIHRSWRKLLDSYPGERIGVAEAWAPSAGRLALYVRPDELHQAFNFQFLRCPWDAAAMRAVVDDSLAATASVGAPTTWVLSNHDVVRHVTRYGDGAAGLRRARAAALLMLALPGSVYLYQGEELGLPEVTDLPDELREDPSFFRGAGQDGLRDGCRVPIPWTGEGPSYGFGPGPGWLPQPEDWGARSVAAQTGDAGSTLELYRAALALRRRVDGLGDGPMSWLEGPDGVLAFTRPGFVCTVNTLPGAVELRVPGRPLLSSAAPDISGESVRIPGDSCTWWAI; from the coding sequence ATGACGCAGCAGACGCAGCAGACGCAGCAGCTCACCGGCGCGGCCACCGCATCCGGGGCCCGCACCCGATGGTGGCGGGACGCCGTCATCTACCAGGTGTACGTGCGGTCCTTCGCGGACAGCGACGGTGACGGCATCGGCGATCTGCGGGGCATCGAGGAGCGGCTGCCGTACCTCGTGGAGCTGGGGGCCGACGCGGTCTGGCTCACCCCCTTCTACGCGTCGCCGCAGGCCGACGGAGGCTACGACGTCGCTGACTACCGGGTCGTCGACCCGCTGTTCGGGACGCTGGCCGACGCCGAATCGCTGCTGCGCGCGGCGCACCGGCTGGGGTTGCGGGTGATCGTGGACGTGGTCCCCAACCACACGTCGGACCGGCATGTGTGGTTCAGGGAGGCGCTGGCCGCCGGCGGCCCGGCCCGCGCGCGCTACCACTTCAGGACCGGCCGCGGCGCGGACGGTGAACTGCCGCCGAATGACTGGCAGTCGGTATTCGGCGGCCCTGCCTGGACGCGGGTGTCCGACGGCGCCTGGTACCTCCATCTTTTCGCCCCCGAGCAGCCCGACCTCAACTGGGAGAACCCGGAGGTGCGTGCGGAGTTCGATTCGGTCCTGCGGTTCTGGCTGGAGCTCGGCGGGCGCGGCGTGGACGGGTTCCGGGTCGATGTGGCGCACGGCATGGTCAAGGCGGCCGGGCTGCCCGACATCGGCACCGCCGAGCAGGTGCGGATGATCGGCTCCCAGACGCTCCCCTTCTTCGACCAGGACGGGGTGCACGAGATCCACCGCTCCTGGCGGAAGTTGCTCGACTCCTACCCGGGGGAACGCATCGGCGTCGCCGAGGCGTGGGCCCCGTCCGCCGGGCGCCTCGCCCTGTACGTACGCCCGGACGAACTGCACCAGGCCTTCAACTTCCAGTTCCTGCGGTGCCCCTGGGACGCGGCGGCGATGCGCGCGGTGGTGGACGACTCGCTGGCCGCGACGGCGTCGGTGGGGGCGCCCACCACCTGGGTGCTCTCCAACCACGATGTCGTACGCCATGTGACGCGGTACGGGGACGGCGCGGCCGGGCTGCGCAGGGCCCGCGCCGCCGCGCTGCTGATGCTGGCGCTGCCCGGCTCCGTCTACCTCTACCAGGGTGAGGAGCTGGGGCTGCCCGAAGTCACCGACCTGCCCGACGAACTGCGCGAGGACCCGTCGTTCTTCCGCGGCGCGGGACAGGACGGGCTGCGGGACGGCTGCCGGGTGCCGATCCCCTGGACCGGTGAAGGGCCTTCGTACGGTTTCGGGCCCGGCCCGGGATGGCTGCCGCAGCCGGAGGACTGGGGGGCACGTTCCGTGGCGGCGCAGACCGGGGACGCCGGATCGACACTGGAGCTGTACCGCGCCGCGCTCGCGCTCCGGCGCCGGGTGGACGGTCTGGGCGACGGTCCGATGAGCTGGCTCGAAGGACCCGACGGGGTGCTCGCCTTCACCCGGCCGGGTTTCGTCTGCACCGTCAACACCCTGCCTGGCGCTGTCGAACTGCGCGTACCGGGAAGGCCGCTGCTCTCGTCGGCCG
- a CDS encoding extracellular solute-binding protein: protein MRRGIAATALVAALALAATACGGDSGSGKADGVTTITWWDTSNATNEAPTYRALVKEFEAANKGIKVTYVNVPFDQAQNKFDTAAGAKGAPDVLRSEVGWTPAFAKKGYFLPLDGTEALKDKAHFEPNLLKQAQFDGKTYGVPLVTDTLAFVYNKALFAKAGITKAPATWGELKSDAAAVKSKAKVDGYWASTAGYYAQPFLYGEGTDTVDLAHKKVTIAGAPAVKGLQTWKGLFDGPGLHKADTTADAYAHQQDAFVNGKVASIIQGPWEITNFYKGSAFKDKKNLGIATVPAGSTGKAGAPTGGHNLAVYAGSDKAHQAASLKFLNFMTSAKSQEQIALKNSTLPTRSDAYTAEVTADPGIAGFQKVLSASQPRPELPEYSSLWGPMDTELPKVADGKESLQDGVKALNDAMAKLVPGFTE, encoded by the coding sequence ATGCGACGTGGCATAGCGGCCACCGCCCTGGTCGCGGCCCTGGCGCTCGCGGCGACGGCCTGCGGCGGCGACAGCGGCAGCGGCAAGGCGGACGGTGTCACCACCATCACCTGGTGGGACACCTCGAACGCCACGAACGAGGCCCCGACCTACCGGGCTCTGGTCAAGGAGTTCGAAGCGGCGAACAAGGGCATCAAGGTCACCTACGTCAACGTCCCCTTCGACCAGGCGCAGAACAAGTTCGACACGGCCGCCGGCGCCAAGGGCGCCCCGGACGTGCTGCGCTCCGAGGTCGGCTGGACCCCCGCCTTCGCCAAGAAGGGCTACTTCCTCCCGCTGGACGGCACCGAAGCCCTCAAGGACAAGGCGCACTTCGAGCCCAACCTGCTGAAGCAGGCCCAGTTCGACGGCAAGACCTACGGTGTCCCGCTGGTCACGGACACTCTCGCCTTCGTCTACAACAAGGCGCTCTTCGCCAAGGCCGGCATCACCAAGGCCCCCGCCACCTGGGGCGAGCTGAAGAGCGACGCCGCCGCGGTCAAGTCGAAGGCGAAGGTCGACGGCTACTGGGCCAGCACCGCCGGCTACTACGCACAGCCCTTCCTGTACGGCGAGGGCACCGACACCGTCGACCTCGCGCACAAGAAGGTCACCATCGCCGGCGCTCCAGCGGTCAAGGGCCTGCAGACCTGGAAGGGCCTCTTCGACGGCCCCGGTCTGCACAAGGCGGACACCACGGCCGACGCCTACGCCCACCAGCAGGACGCCTTCGTCAACGGCAAGGTCGCCTCGATCATCCAGGGGCCCTGGGAGATCACGAACTTCTACAAGGGCTCGGCCTTCAAGGACAAGAAGAACCTCGGCATCGCCACCGTCCCGGCCGGCTCCACCGGCAAGGCGGGCGCCCCGACCGGCGGCCACAACCTCGCCGTCTACGCGGGCTCCGACAAGGCGCACCAGGCCGCGTCGCTGAAGTTCCTGAACTTCATGACCTCGGCGAAGAGCCAGGAGCAGATCGCGCTCAAGAACTCCACGCTGCCGACCCGCTCCGACGCCTACACCGCCGAGGTGACGGCCGACCCCGGCATCGCCGGCTTCCAGAAAGTTCTCAGCGCCTCGCAGCCGCGTCCCGAACTGCCCGAGTACAGCTCGCTCTGGGGCCCGATGGACACCGAACTGCCCAAGGTCGCCGACGGCAAGGAATCGCTCCAGGACGGGGTCAAGGCCCTGAACGACGCCATGGCCAAGCTGGTCCCCGGCTTCACCGAGTGA
- a CDS encoding carbohydrate ABC transporter permease, with amino-acid sequence MTVAVAGAGPERPTPAQRIKQSWQKHWYAYAMAAPVVVVLGVLVGYPLVQGLYLTLTDANSLNSARTIGVNHIDATYKFIGLHNYADILWGPTAWDRFWSHFLWTIVWTAACVALHYCIGLGLALLLNQKLRGRTFYRMLLILPWAVPTFVTVFSWRIMLGDSGIVNSVLGGLHLPQPAWLEEPHFQQLAAIIVNTWCGVPFMMVSLLGGLQSISADLYEAAEMDGAGPWQRFLNVTLPGLCSVSSTVVLLGIIWTFNQFAIIFLLFGNGAPDAQILVTWAYRLGFGQQPRDYAQSAAYGVLLLSILIVFTSFYRRWLARSEKAGS; translated from the coding sequence ATGACCGTTGCCGTCGCAGGCGCGGGCCCGGAGCGCCCTACGCCGGCGCAGCGCATCAAGCAGTCCTGGCAGAAGCACTGGTACGCCTACGCGATGGCGGCCCCGGTCGTCGTCGTCCTCGGTGTCCTGGTGGGCTATCCGCTGGTCCAGGGCCTCTACCTCACCCTGACCGACGCGAACAGCCTCAACTCGGCCCGCACCATCGGCGTCAACCACATCGACGCCACCTACAAGTTCATCGGGCTGCACAACTACGCGGACATCCTCTGGGGGCCGACCGCCTGGGACCGCTTCTGGTCCCACTTCCTCTGGACCATCGTCTGGACCGCCGCCTGTGTGGCCCTGCACTACTGCATCGGCCTCGGCCTGGCCCTGCTGCTCAACCAGAAGCTGCGCGGCCGGACCTTCTACCGGATGCTCCTGATCCTGCCCTGGGCGGTGCCGACGTTCGTCACCGTCTTCTCCTGGCGGATCATGCTCGGTGACTCCGGCATCGTGAACTCGGTACTCGGCGGCCTCCACCTTCCCCAGCCCGCCTGGCTGGAGGAGCCGCACTTCCAGCAGCTCGCCGCGATCATCGTCAACACCTGGTGCGGCGTGCCGTTCATGATGGTGTCGCTGCTCGGCGGGCTCCAGTCGATCTCCGCCGACCTGTACGAGGCCGCCGAGATGGACGGCGCCGGCCCCTGGCAGCGCTTCCTCAACGTCACTCTGCCCGGCCTGTGTTCGGTGAGCTCCACCGTCGTCCTGCTCGGCATCATCTGGACGTTCAACCAGTTCGCCATCATCTTCCTGCTGTTCGGCAACGGCGCACCGGACGCCCAGATCCTCGTCACCTGGGCCTACCGCCTCGGCTTCGGCCAGCAGCCCAGGGACTACGCCCAGTCCGCCGCGTACGGCGTGCTGCTGCTCTCCATCCTGATCGTCTTCACCTCCTTCTACCGGCGCTGGCTGGCCCGTAGCGAGAAGGCCGGCAGCTGA
- a CDS encoding sugar ABC transporter permease — MTTLTTDPTPAERTPPPVRRPARTVRRDRPSRRATVLSHTALSIASLIALFPIAWLAFLSLGPDKSDYLHPGRIWSKISFSNYSFVLEHTRFFTWLGNTALIAVATSVIGVFMAATAGYAVSRMRFPGHKKLMWLLLVTQMFPVAVLMVPMYVILADLGLIDTFGALILVYCSTAVPYCAWMLKGYFDTIPYEIDEAGRVDGLSPFGTFWRLILPLARPGLAVAGFYTCLTAWGEVAFASTFMLDDSKYTLAVGLSSFVSEHDAQWNYMAATAVLIAIPVSVIFYLVQKHLVTGLTAGGTKG; from the coding sequence ATGACGACCCTCACCACAGACCCCACCCCGGCGGAGCGGACACCACCGCCCGTACGGCGCCCCGCCCGCACCGTCCGCCGCGACCGGCCGAGCCGCCGGGCCACCGTGCTCTCGCACACCGCGCTCAGCATCGCGAGCCTGATCGCGCTCTTCCCGATCGCCTGGCTGGCCTTCCTCTCGCTGGGCCCCGACAAGAGCGACTATCTGCACCCGGGCCGGATCTGGTCCAAGATCTCGTTCTCCAACTACTCGTTCGTCCTGGAGCACACCCGCTTCTTCACCTGGCTCGGCAACACCGCCCTGATCGCCGTCGCGACCAGCGTCATCGGCGTCTTCATGGCCGCCACCGCGGGCTACGCCGTCTCCCGTATGAGGTTCCCCGGCCACAAGAAGCTGATGTGGCTGCTGCTGGTCACCCAGATGTTCCCAGTGGCCGTCCTGATGGTGCCGATGTACGTGATCCTCGCGGACCTCGGCCTCATCGACACGTTCGGCGCACTGATCCTGGTGTACTGCTCCACCGCCGTGCCGTACTGCGCCTGGATGCTCAAGGGGTACTTCGACACCATCCCGTACGAGATCGACGAGGCGGGGCGCGTCGACGGGCTGAGCCCCTTCGGCACCTTCTGGCGGCTCATCCTGCCGCTCGCCAGGCCGGGTCTCGCGGTGGCCGGGTTCTACACCTGCCTGACCGCCTGGGGCGAGGTCGCCTTCGCCTCGACGTTCATGCTCGACGACAGCAAGTACACGCTCGCGGTGGGCCTCTCCAGCTTTGTCAGTGAGCACGACGCCCAGTGGAACTACATGGCCGCCACCGCTGTCCTCATCGCCATCCCCGTCTCCGTCATCTTCTACCTGGTGCAGAAGCACCTGGTCACAGGCTTGACGGCGGGCGGGACCAAGGGCTGA
- a CDS encoding glycoside hydrolase family 13 protein, giving the protein MTQHSAAPAAAPTTDARTGWWRDAVIYQVYPRSFADSNGDGMGDLEGVRSRLPYLRDLGVDAVWLSPFYASPQADAGYDVADYRAIDPMFGTLMDADALIRDAHGLGLRIIVDVVPNHSSDQYEWFKRAIGDGPASPLRDRYHFREGKGEDGELPPNDWESVFGGPAWTRVSDGSWYLHLFAPEQPDLNWENPAVADEFRSILRFWLDMGVDGFRVDVAHGLVKAPGLPDLGTTEQLRLLGNDVMPFFDQDGVHEIYRSWRTILDEYPGERIAVAEAWTPTVQRTAHYVRPDELHQAFNFQYLGTHWDAGELREVIDVSLAAMLPVGAPATWVLSNHDVTRHTTRFANPPAGTQIRTPGDRELGLRRARAATLLMLALPGSAYLYQGEELGLPDVTDLPDEVRQDPSFFRAAGQDGFRDGCRVPIPWTAEGSSYGFGSGGSWLPQPSGWGALSVEAQTGDRGSTLELYRGALALRRELPGLGAGESVDWVPGTPDGVLAFTRPGFHCTVNTTGRPVRLPVPGRMVLASTEVTLSEGEFELPADSTVWWSV; this is encoded by the coding sequence ATGACTCAGCACTCCGCCGCCCCTGCCGCCGCCCCGACGACCGACGCCCGCACCGGCTGGTGGAGGGACGCGGTGATCTACCAGGTCTATCCGCGCAGCTTCGCCGACAGCAACGGCGACGGCATGGGCGACCTCGAAGGCGTCCGCAGCCGGCTGCCGTACCTGCGCGACCTCGGCGTCGACGCCGTCTGGCTCTCGCCGTTCTACGCGTCGCCGCAGGCCGACGCCGGGTACGACGTCGCCGACTACCGGGCCATCGACCCCATGTTCGGCACGCTCATGGACGCCGACGCGCTGATCCGCGACGCCCACGGCCTCGGCCTGCGGATCATCGTGGACGTGGTGCCCAACCACTCGTCGGACCAGTACGAGTGGTTCAAGCGCGCCATCGGCGACGGCCCCGCTTCCCCGCTCCGCGACCGCTACCACTTCCGCGAGGGCAAGGGCGAGGACGGTGAACTCCCGCCCAACGACTGGGAGTCCGTCTTCGGCGGTCCGGCCTGGACACGGGTGTCCGACGGCTCCTGGTACCTCCATCTCTTCGCCCCCGAGCAGCCGGACCTCAACTGGGAGAATCCGGCGGTAGCCGACGAGTTCCGCTCGATCCTGCGGTTCTGGCTCGACATGGGCGTCGACGGATTCCGGGTCGACGTCGCCCACGGGCTCGTCAAGGCGCCAGGCCTGCCCGACCTCGGCACCACCGAGCAGCTCCGGCTGCTCGGCAATGACGTCATGCCGTTCTTCGACCAGGACGGTGTCCACGAGATCTACCGGTCCTGGCGCACGATCCTCGATGAGTACCCGGGGGAGCGGATAGCCGTCGCCGAGGCGTGGACGCCGACCGTGCAGCGCACCGCCCACTACGTACGCCCCGACGAGCTGCACCAGGCGTTCAACTTCCAGTACCTGGGCACCCACTGGGACGCCGGCGAGCTGCGCGAGGTCATAGATGTATCGCTCGCCGCGATGCTGCCGGTGGGCGCGCCCGCCACCTGGGTGCTCTCCAACCACGACGTCACCCGGCACACCACCCGCTTCGCCAACCCCCCGGCCGGCACCCAGATCCGCACCCCCGGTGACCGGGAGCTGGGCCTGCGGCGGGCCCGTGCGGCGACCCTGCTGATGCTGGCGCTGCCCGGCTCGGCCTACCTCTACCAGGGGGAGGAGCTGGGCCTCCCGGACGTCACCGACCTGCCCGACGAGGTCAGGCAGGACCCGTCGTTCTTCCGCGCGGCAGGCCAGGACGGATTCCGCGACGGCTGCCGGGTGCCGATCCCGTGGACCGCGGAAGGCTCCTCGTACGGCTTCGGCAGCGGCGGCAGCTGGCTCCCGCAGCCCTCGGGCTGGGGCGCGCTGAGCGTCGAGGCGCAGACCGGCGACCGCGGTTCCACCCTGGAGCTGTACCGTGGCGCGCTCGCCCTGCGCCGGGAGCTGCCGGGCCTGGGGGCCGGCGAGTCCGTCGACTGGGTTCCCGGCACCCCGGACGGAGTGCTGGCGTTCACCCGTCCCGGCTTCCACTGCACCGTCAACACCACCGGCCGACCCGTACGTCTGCCCGTGCCCGGCCGGATGGTGCTGGCCAGCACCGAAGTCACCCTGTCGGAAGGCGAGTTCGAGCTGCCCGCGGACAGCACCGTCTGGTGGTCGGTGTGA
- a CDS encoding LacI family DNA-binding transcriptional regulator, with translation MSAPPRLAHIAAQAAVSEATVSRVLNGKPGVADSTRQRVLAALDVLGYERPVRLHRRSAGLIGLVTPELTNPIFPAFAQAVEQTLAGHGYTPVLCTQMPGGATEDELVEQLVERGVGGIVFLSGLHADTSSDPARYAGLAERGVPFVLINGYNERISAPFVSPDDHAAAHMAVRHLADLGHRRIGLAVGPPRYVPSRRKREGFIEAVAARLGQSAEEAGALVQHTLFSVEGGRAAAGALFDQGCTAVVCGSDMMALGVVRAARERGLEVPDDVSVVGFDDSQLIAFTSPPLTTVRQPVQAMAAAAVGALLEEIGGNPVQRTEFVFQPELVVRGSTARRTG, from the coding sequence GTGAGCGCACCGCCCCGGCTCGCGCACATCGCCGCGCAGGCCGCCGTCAGCGAGGCCACCGTGAGCCGGGTACTCAACGGAAAGCCGGGCGTCGCGGACTCCACGCGCCAGCGGGTGCTCGCGGCGCTCGACGTCCTCGGTTACGAACGGCCGGTACGGCTGCACCGGCGCAGCGCGGGCCTGATCGGCCTGGTGACCCCCGAGCTGACCAACCCCATCTTCCCGGCCTTCGCCCAGGCCGTGGAGCAGACGCTCGCGGGCCACGGCTACACCCCGGTCCTCTGTACGCAGATGCCGGGCGGCGCCACCGAGGACGAACTGGTCGAGCAGCTGGTGGAGCGCGGGGTGGGCGGCATCGTCTTCCTCTCCGGGCTGCACGCCGACACCTCGTCGGACCCCGCGCGGTACGCCGGCCTCGCGGAGCGCGGGGTGCCGTTCGTCCTGATCAACGGCTACAACGAGCGGATCAGCGCGCCCTTCGTCTCGCCCGACGACCACGCGGCGGCCCATATGGCCGTGCGCCACCTCGCGGACCTGGGGCACCGCAGGATCGGTCTGGCGGTCGGGCCGCCCCGCTATGTGCCGTCGCGCCGCAAGCGAGAGGGGTTCATCGAGGCGGTGGCGGCCCGGCTCGGCCAGTCGGCGGAGGAGGCCGGAGCCCTGGTCCAGCACACCCTGTTCAGCGTCGAGGGCGGCCGGGCCGCGGCGGGCGCGCTGTTCGACCAGGGGTGCACGGCCGTGGTCTGCGGCAGCGACATGATGGCGCTTGGCGTCGTACGGGCGGCCCGCGAACGCGGCCTCGAAGTCCCCGACGACGTCTCGGTGGTCGGTTTCGACGACTCGCAGCTGATCGCCTTCACCAGCCCGCCGCTGACCACGGTCCGCCAGCCCGTCCAGGCGATGGCCGCGGCGGCGGTCGGCGCGCTCCTTGAGGAGATCGGCGGCAACCCCGTCCAGCGCACGGAGTTCGTCTTCCAGCCCGAGCTGGTGGTACGGGGGTCCACGGCCCGCCGCACCGGCTGA
- a CDS encoding 5-carboxymethyl-2-hydroxymuconate Delta-isomerase: MPQITVEYSESLEDAFDRRGFVLGLHPVVVETVSATLPACKTRFVRTAGFVAGDGAGDDAVVHVEIALLAGRTDEAKARLSEAVLDVVRHHLKPTQSTVHLSAETRDLDASYRKA; encoded by the coding sequence ATGCCGCAGATCACCGTCGAGTACTCCGAGTCCCTGGAGGACGCCTTCGACCGCAGAGGCTTCGTACTCGGCCTGCACCCGGTCGTCGTGGAGACGGTCTCCGCCACGCTCCCCGCCTGCAAGACGAGGTTCGTCAGGACGGCCGGGTTCGTCGCGGGCGACGGCGCGGGTGACGACGCCGTGGTGCACGTGGAGATCGCGCTGCTGGCCGGCCGTACCGACGAGGCCAAGGCGCGGCTGAGCGAGGCGGTGCTCGATGTCGTACGCCACCACCTGAAGCCCACGCAGAGCACGGTGCACCTCTCCGCCGAGACCCGCGATCTGGACGCGTCCTACCGCAAGGCCTGA
- a CDS encoding TetR/AcrR family transcriptional regulator: protein MTTGVRRRLGVEERRQQLISVALELFSHRSPDDVSIDEIAAAAGISRPLVYHYFPGKQSLYEAALRRAADELAERFVEPREGPLGARLLRVMERFFDFVEEHGPGFAALMRGGPAVGSTTTNAMIDEVRTTAYLQILSHLDVQEPPARLQLVVRSWVSLAESTALIWLDGRSIPRSELELQLVHDFAALAAVSAAYDTEMAAVVRRILSEEPADGPFGDLVGRLLSLAPLPATELPAQRTG, encoded by the coding sequence ATGACGACCGGGGTACGCCGCAGATTGGGCGTCGAAGAGCGCAGGCAGCAGCTGATCAGCGTCGCGCTCGAACTGTTCAGCCACCGCTCCCCCGACGATGTCTCCATCGACGAGATAGCCGCGGCCGCGGGCATTTCACGGCCGCTCGTCTACCACTACTTCCCCGGCAAGCAGAGCCTGTACGAGGCGGCGCTGCGCCGCGCGGCCGACGAGCTGGCCGAGCGGTTCGTCGAGCCGCGCGAAGGGCCGCTGGGGGCGCGGCTGCTGCGGGTGATGGAGCGGTTCTTCGACTTCGTCGAGGAGCACGGGCCCGGCTTCGCCGCGCTGATGCGCGGCGGCCCCGCCGTGGGTTCCACCACCACCAACGCGATGATCGACGAGGTCCGCACCACCGCGTATCTCCAGATCCTGTCCCATCTGGACGTCCAGGAGCCGCCCGCCAGGCTCCAGTTGGTGGTCAGGTCGTGGGTGTCGCTCGCCGAGTCGACCGCGCTGATCTGGCTCGACGGGCGGAGCATTCCGCGGTCCGAGCTGGAATTGCAGCTGGTGCACGACTTCGCCGCGCTGGCCGCGGTGAGCGCGGCGTACGACACCGAGATGGCGGCGGTCGTACGCCGGATACTGAGCGAGGAGCCCGCCGACGGGCCGTTCGGGGACCTGGTCGGCCGGCTGCTCTCGCTGGCGCCGCTGCCCGCGACGGAACTCCCCGCCCAGCGCACCGGCTGA